A genomic region of Pseudomonas frederiksbergensis contains the following coding sequences:
- the ccoP gene encoding cytochrome-c oxidase, cbb3-type subunit III codes for MTTFWSTWICVLTIGSLIGLTWLLIGTRKGETKGSVDQTMGHSFDGIEEYDNPLPQWWFMLFAGTLVFAVGYLILYPGLGNWKGILPGYQDGWTQTKEWEREMAKADAKFGPIFAKFAAMPIEEVAKDPQALKMGGRLFASNCSVCHGSDAKGAYGFPNLTGKVWRWGGEPETIKTTIMGGRHAMMPAWGEVIGEQGVSDVASFVLTGLGGRKLPEDAKADPVAGQKIFAANCVACHGPEGKGTPAMGAPNLTHPEALIYGSSFAQLQQTIRYGRQGQMPAQAQLQGNDKVHLLAAYVYSLSHSAPAERLQAESTTE; via the coding sequence ATGACGACCTTTTGGAGTACGTGGATCTGCGTACTGACCATTGGCAGCCTGATCGGTCTGACGTGGCTACTGATCGGCACCCGCAAGGGCGAAACCAAGGGCAGCGTCGACCAGACCATGGGCCACAGTTTCGACGGCATCGAGGAGTACGACAATCCGCTGCCGCAGTGGTGGTTCATGCTGTTCGCCGGAACGCTGGTGTTTGCCGTCGGCTACCTGATCCTTTATCCGGGCCTGGGCAACTGGAAAGGCATCCTGCCGGGCTATCAAGACGGCTGGACCCAGACCAAGGAATGGGAGCGGGAAATGGCCAAGGCCGACGCCAAATTCGGTCCGATCTTCGCCAAGTTCGCCGCCATGCCGATTGAAGAAGTCGCCAAGGACCCGCAAGCCCTGAAGATGGGTGGCCGCCTGTTCGCCTCCAACTGCTCGGTTTGCCACGGTTCCGACGCCAAAGGCGCTTATGGCTTCCCCAACCTGACCGGTAAAGTCTGGCGCTGGGGCGGTGAGCCGGAAACCATCAAGACCACCATCATGGGCGGCCGTCACGCGATGATGCCAGCCTGGGGTGAAGTCATCGGTGAGCAAGGCGTCAGCGACGTCGCCTCTTTCGTACTGACCGGCCTCGGTGGCCGCAAACTGCCGGAAGACGCAAAAGCTGATCCAGTTGCCGGCCAGAAGATCTTCGCGGCGAACTGCGTGGCCTGCCACGGTCCGGAAGGCAAAGGCACCCCGGCAATGGGCGCGCCGAACCTGACTCACCCGGAAGCGCTCATCTACGGTTCGAGCTTCGCTCAACTGCAGCAGACCATCCGTTACGGCCGTCAGGGCCAGATGCCTGCGCAAGCTCAGTTGCAAGGCAACGACAAGGTTCACCTGCTGGCCGCTTACGTTTACAGCCTGTCTCACTCTGCCCCCGCCGAGCGTTTGCAGGCTGAAAGCACAACCGAATAA
- the ccoN gene encoding cytochrome-c oxidase, cbb3-type subunit I yields MSTAISPTAYNYKVVRQFAIMTVVWGILGMGLGVFIASQLVWPELNFGLPWTTFGRLRPLHTNLVIFAFGGCALFATSYYVVQRTCQTRLISDSMAAFHFWGWQAVIVGAIVTLPLGYTTTKEYAELEWPLAILLAIVWVTYGAVFFGTLMKRKTKHIYVGNWFYGAFIIVTAMLHIVNHASLPVSFFKSYSAYAGATDAMIQWWYGHNAVGFFLTTGFLGMMYYFVPKQAERPIYSYRLSIVHFWALITLYIWAGPHHLHYTALPDWAQSLGMAMSIILLAPSWGGMINGMMTLSGAWHKLRTDPILRFLVVSLAFYGMSTFEGPMMAIKTVNSLSHYTDWTIGHVHAGALGWVAMISIGALYHMIPKIFGRPQMHSVGLINTHFWLATIGTVLYIASMWVNGITQGLMWRAINDDGTLTYSFVEALQASHPGFIVRALGGAFFASGMLFMAYNVFRTVRASNPEDAEAAAQIAVVGAH; encoded by the coding sequence ATGAGCACAGCAATCAGTCCGACTGCTTATAACTATAAGGTAGTCCGCCAGTTCGCCATCATGACGGTGGTCTGGGGGATCCTTGGCATGGGGCTCGGTGTCTTCATCGCCTCACAGCTCGTATGGCCAGAACTTAACTTTGGCCTGCCGTGGACGACGTTTGGACGCCTACGCCCGTTGCACACCAACCTGGTGATTTTCGCCTTCGGTGGTTGTGCACTGTTTGCCACTTCTTATTACGTCGTGCAGCGAACCTGCCAAACGCGACTGATTTCCGACAGCATGGCCGCCTTCCACTTCTGGGGATGGCAGGCTGTAATCGTCGGCGCGATCGTTACCTTGCCGCTGGGTTACACCACCACCAAGGAATACGCGGAACTGGAATGGCCTCTGGCAATCCTGCTGGCTATCGTCTGGGTCACCTACGGTGCGGTGTTTTTCGGCACCCTCATGAAGCGCAAGACCAAGCACATCTATGTCGGTAACTGGTTCTATGGTGCCTTCATCATCGTGACGGCGATGCTGCACATCGTCAACCACGCCTCCCTGCCGGTCAGTTTCTTCAAGTCCTACTCGGCGTACGCCGGTGCAACCGACGCCATGATCCAGTGGTGGTACGGCCACAACGCGGTAGGTTTCTTCCTGACCACGGGCTTTCTGGGGATGATGTACTACTTCGTGCCTAAACAGGCCGAGCGCCCGATCTACTCGTATCGCCTGTCGATCGTGCACTTCTGGGCACTGATTACCCTGTACATCTGGGCTGGTCCGCACCACCTGCACTACACCGCACTGCCGGACTGGGCTCAGTCGCTGGGTATGGCGATGTCGATCATCCTGCTGGCGCCAAGCTGGGGCGGCATGATCAACGGCATGATGACCCTGTCGGGCGCCTGGCATAAGCTGCGTACCGACCCGATCCTGCGCTTCCTGGTCGTGTCTCTGGCGTTCTACGGTATGTCGACCTTCGAAGGCCCGATGATGGCCATCAAGACCGTCAACTCGCTGTCTCACTACACTGACTGGACCATCGGCCACGTACACGCCGGTGCTTTGGGCTGGGTGGCGATGATTTCGATCGGTGCGCTGTACCACATGATCCCGAAAATCTTCGGTCGTCCGCAGATGCACAGCGTCGGCCTGATCAACACGCACTTCTGGCTCGCAACCATCGGTACCGTGCTCTACATCGCCTCGATGTGGGTCAACGGCATCACCCAGGGTCTGATGTGGCGTGCAATCAACGATGACGGCACCCTCACCTACTCCTTCGTCGAAGCCCTGCAAGCCAGCCACCCTGGTTTCATCGTTCGCGCCCTGGGTGGTGCGTTCTTTGCCAGCGGCATGCTGTTCATGGCGTACAACGTGTTCCGCACCGTACGCGCCTCGAATCCGGAAGATGCTGAAGCCGCCGCTCAGATCGCTGTCGTTGGAGCTCACTGA
- the ccoO gene encoding cytochrome-c oxidase, cbb3-type subunit II has product MKHETIEKNVGLLLLLMVFAVSIGGLTQIVPLFFQDVTNKPVEGMKPYTALQLEGRDLYIREGCVGCHSQMIRPFRAETERYGHYSVAGESVWDHPFLWGSKRTGPDLARVGGRYSEDWHRAHLYNPRNVVPESKMPAYPWLVANALDSSHTEAKLRVMRTLGVPYTDEDIAGATETLKGKTEMDALVAYLQVLGTAIKSKR; this is encoded by the coding sequence ATGAAACACGAAACGATTGAGAAAAACGTCGGCCTGCTGTTGCTGCTGATGGTCTTCGCGGTGAGCATCGGCGGTCTGACCCAGATCGTCCCGCTGTTCTTCCAGGACGTCACCAACAAGCCGGTCGAAGGCATGAAACCTTACACCGCGCTGCAGCTCGAAGGTCGCGACCTCTACATCCGCGAAGGTTGCGTCGGCTGCCATTCGCAGATGATCCGCCCATTCCGTGCTGAAACCGAACGCTACGGCCACTACTCGGTGGCGGGCGAAAGCGTCTGGGATCACCCCTTCCTGTGGGGCTCCAAGCGCACCGGCCCGGACCTGGCCCGGGTCGGCGGTCGCTACTCGGAAGACTGGCATCGCGCGCACTTGTACAACCCGCGTAACGTCGTGCCGGAGTCAAAAATGCCCGCCTACCCATGGCTGGTGGCCAACGCGCTGGACAGCAGCCACACCGAAGCCAAATTGCGGGTCATGCGCACCCTCGGCGTTCCGTACACCGACGAAGACATCGCCGGTGCCACCGAAACGCTCAAGGGCAAGACCGAAATGGACGCACTCGTCGCCTACCTGCAAGTGCTCGGCACTGCGATCAAGAGCAAGAGGTGA
- a CDS encoding CcoQ/FixQ family Cbb3-type cytochrome c oxidase assembly chaperone: MDIGMIRGLGTVVVMVAFIGLALWVFSPKRKSEFEDATLLPFADDPEAIKHVEQASRSNKE, translated from the coding sequence ATGGATATCGGGATGATTCGTGGCCTGGGCACCGTTGTCGTGATGGTTGCCTTTATCGGTCTGGCGTTGTGGGTGTTCAGCCCCAAGCGTAAATCGGAGTTTGAAGACGCGACCTTGCTGCCTTTCGCGGATGATCCCGAAGCCATCAAGCACGTCGAGCAAGCTTCTAGGAGTAACAAAGAATGA
- the ccoP gene encoding cytochrome-c oxidase, cbb3-type subunit III, whose protein sequence is MTTFWSLYVTVLSLGTIFALTWLLLSTRKGQRTEQTDETVGHSFDGIEEYDNPLPKWWFMLFVGTIIFALGYLVLYPGLGNWKGLLPGYGYLDNEKQTAFANGQSGWTGVHEWEKEMAKSDAKFGPIFAKFAAMPIEEVAKDPQALKMGGRLFASNCSVCHGSDAKGAYGFPNLTGKVWRWGGEPETIKTTIMGGRHAMMPAWGEVIGEQGVSDVASFVLTGLGGRKLPEGAKADPTAGQKIFAANCVACHGPEGKGTPAMGAPNLTHPEALIYGSSFAQLQQTIRYGRQGQMPAQAQLQGNDKVHLLAAYVYSLSHGEKAANAE, encoded by the coding sequence ATGACTACGTTCTGGAGTCTGTACGTCACAGTCCTCAGTTTGGGTACCATCTTCGCCCTGACCTGGCTGCTGCTGTCGACCCGCAAGGGCCAGCGCACCGAACAGACGGATGAGACAGTTGGCCACTCCTTCGACGGGATCGAGGAATACGACAACCCGCTGCCGAAATGGTGGTTCATGCTGTTTGTCGGCACCATCATCTTCGCCCTCGGCTACCTGGTGTTGTACCCGGGCCTTGGCAACTGGAAAGGCCTCCTGCCGGGTTACGGCTACCTCGACAACGAGAAGCAGACCGCGTTCGCTAACGGCCAGTCCGGCTGGACCGGCGTTCACGAGTGGGAAAAGGAAATGGCCAAATCGGACGCCAAATTCGGTCCGATCTTCGCCAAGTTCGCCGCCATGCCGATTGAAGAAGTGGCCAAGGACCCGCAAGCCCTGAAGATGGGTGGCCGCCTGTTCGCCTCCAACTGCTCGGTTTGCCACGGTTCCGACGCCAAAGGCGCTTATGGCTTCCCCAACCTGACCGGTAAAGTCTGGCGCTGGGGCGGTGAGCCGGAAACCATCAAGACCACCATCATGGGCGGCCGTCACGCGATGATGCCAGCCTGGGGTGAAGTCATCGGCGAGCAAGGTGTCAGCGACGTCGCCTCTTTCGTACTGACCGGCCTCGGTGGCCGCAAACTGCCGGAAGGCGCAAAAGCTGATCCGACTGCCGGCCAGAAGATCTTCGCGGCCAACTGCGTGGCTTGCCACGGTCCGGAAGGCAAAGGCACCCCGGCAATGGGCGCGCCGAACCTGACTCACCCGGAAGCGCTCATCTACGGTTCGAGCTTCGCTCAACTGCAGCAGACCATCCGTTACGGCCGTCAGGGCCAGATGCCTGCGCAAGCTCAGTTGCAAGGCAACGACAAGGTTCACCTGCTGGCCGCTTACGTTTACAGCCTGTCTCACGGCGAGAAAGCTGCAAACGCCGAGTAA
- the ccoG gene encoding cytochrome c oxidase accessory protein CcoG: MSNQIPVHDVTPPAKNANNSVDLYASREKIYTRAFTGLFRNLRMVGGAVLFLLYFGTVWLNWGGHQAVWWNLPERKFFIFGATFWPQDFILLSGLLIISAFGLFFITVYAGRIWCGYTCPQSVWTWIFMWCEKVTEGDRNQRIKLDKAPMSANKFLRKLSKHSMWLLIGFVTGMTFVGYFSPIRELTIDFFTGQADGWSYFWVGFFTLATYGNAGWLREQVCIYMCPYARFQSVMFDKDTLIVSYDPRRGESRGPRKKGIDYKAQGLGDCIDCTMCVQVCPTGIDIRDGLQIECIGCAACIDACDSIMDKMDYPRGLISYTTEHNLSGQKTHKLRPRLIGYALVLLAMISLLITAFFMRSLVGFDVSKDRVLYRENAEGRIENVYSLKVMNKDQRDHTYVLDASGLPDLKLQGKREIKVAAGEIFSMPVELSSAPEQLPSSTNEVKFTLKDADDDSVHVEAKSRFIGPQIR; this comes from the coding sequence ATGAGCAACCAGATTCCGGTACACGACGTCACCCCGCCTGCCAAGAACGCGAATAACAGCGTCGACCTCTACGCCTCTCGGGAAAAAATCTACACCCGTGCCTTCACCGGTCTGTTCCGCAATCTGCGGATGGTCGGCGGCGCCGTATTGTTCCTGCTGTATTTCGGTACGGTCTGGCTCAATTGGGGCGGCCATCAAGCGGTCTGGTGGAACCTGCCGGAGCGCAAATTCTTCATCTTCGGCGCGACCTTCTGGCCACAGGATTTCATCCTGCTGTCCGGCCTGTTGATCATCAGCGCCTTCGGCCTGTTCTTCATCACCGTGTACGCCGGACGCATCTGGTGCGGCTATACCTGCCCGCAAAGTGTCTGGACCTGGATTTTCATGTGGTGCGAGAAGGTCACCGAAGGCGACCGCAACCAGCGCATCAAGCTCGACAAAGCGCCGATGAGTGCCAACAAATTCCTGCGCAAGCTCAGCAAACACTCGATGTGGCTGTTGATCGGTTTCGTCACCGGCATGACTTTCGTCGGCTACTTCTCGCCGATTCGTGAACTGACGATCGACTTTTTCACTGGCCAGGCTGATGGCTGGTCGTATTTCTGGGTCGGCTTCTTCACCCTCGCCACCTACGGCAACGCCGGCTGGCTACGTGAGCAGGTGTGCATCTACATGTGCCCTTACGCGCGCTTCCAGAGCGTGATGTTTGACAAGGACACACTGATTGTTTCCTACGATCCGCGCCGTGGCGAAAGCCGTGGTCCACGCAAGAAAGGCATCGACTACAAGGCCCAGGGGCTGGGTGACTGCATCGACTGCACCATGTGCGTTCAGGTGTGCCCGACCGGTATCGACATCCGCGACGGCTTGCAGATCGAATGCATCGGTTGCGCTGCCTGCATCGACGCCTGCGACAGCATCATGGATAAAATGGACTACCCGCGCGGGCTGATCAGCTACACCACCGAGCACAACCTGTCCGGGCAAAAAACCCATAAACTGCGCCCACGCCTGATCGGTTACGCGCTGGTGTTGCTGGCCATGATCAGCTTGCTGATCACCGCGTTCTTCATGCGTTCGCTGGTCGGCTTCGATGTCAGCAAGGACCGTGTGCTGTACCGCGAAAACGCCGAAGGCCGGATCGAGAACGTCTATAGCCTCAAAGTCATGAACAAGGACCAGCGTGACCACACCTACGTGCTGGATGCCTCAGGATTGCCGGATCTCAAGCTGCAAGGCAAGCGCGAGATCAAGGTGGCCGCTGGCGAAATTTTCAGCATGCCGGTCGAGCTGTCGAGCGCACCGGAACAACTGCCGTCCAGCACCAACGAGGTGAAATTCACCCTCAAGGATGCCGACGACGACAGCGTCCACGTTGAAGCCAAGAGCCGATTCATCGGCCCACAAATTCGTTGA
- a CDS encoding cbb3-type cytochrome oxidase subunit 3 — MVFEMSTGMIRGLGTVVVFVAFVGLALWVFNGKRSAEFAEARLLPFADESQPDDTHSQATATTRSTQP, encoded by the coding sequence ATGGTGTTTGAAATGAGTACTGGAATGATCCGCGGCCTGGGCACTGTCGTCGTATTCGTAGCGTTTGTCGGACTGGCGCTCTGGGTATTCAACGGCAAACGCAGCGCGGAATTCGCCGAAGCGCGCCTGCTGCCCTTTGCCGATGAATCGCAACCCGACGACACCCATAGCCAAGCAACAGCAACAACAAGGAGTACCCAGCCATGA
- a CDS encoding methyl-accepting chemotaxis protein, translating into MRNNQPITQRERTFPAQQRLISTTDAKGLITYCNDAFVEICGFSREELIRAPHNLVRHPDVPTAVFAHMWGTLKQGLPWMGIVKNRCKTGDHYWVNAYVTPVFDGNQVVGYESVRVKPTAEQIRRAEALYQRINQGKSAIPQTDKWLPVLQDWLPFILVSQLSFMIGATLNSQWGFVLAAGLSVPLGLLGLSWQQRGLKRLLRLAEQTTSDPLIAQMYTDSRGAQARLEMSILSQEARLKTCLTRLQDTAEHLTEQARQSDTLAHKSSTGLERQRVETEQVATAVNQMAATTQEVASHVQRTADATQEANRLTGRGRDIAGETRDAIQRLSVVVGETGLTVTQLAKDSDEIGGVVDVIKGIADQTNLLALNAAIEAARAGEMGRGFAVVADEVRQLAQRTSESTGQIHSLIAKLQQTASTAVQTMEAGHRQAEEGVARVLEADQALVGISEAVANITDMTTQIAAATEEQSAVAEEISRNISTIAQLADQTSEQAQNSALLSEELTRTASTQYSLVERFNR; encoded by the coding sequence ATGCGTAATAACCAGCCCATTACACAACGCGAACGGACCTTCCCGGCTCAGCAACGGTTGATTTCCACGACCGATGCCAAAGGCCTGATCACCTACTGCAACGACGCTTTCGTCGAAATCTGCGGGTTTTCTCGTGAGGAGCTGATCCGTGCGCCGCACAACCTGGTTCGTCACCCCGACGTCCCGACTGCGGTCTTCGCGCACATGTGGGGCACACTGAAACAAGGCTTGCCATGGATGGGCATTGTCAAGAATCGCTGCAAGACCGGTGACCACTACTGGGTTAACGCCTATGTCACACCGGTGTTCGACGGCAATCAGGTGGTCGGTTACGAGTCGGTGCGGGTCAAGCCCACCGCCGAACAGATCCGACGCGCCGAAGCGCTCTACCAACGCATCAATCAGGGCAAGTCGGCTATTCCTCAAACAGACAAATGGCTGCCGGTGCTACAAGACTGGTTGCCGTTCATTCTGGTCAGCCAACTGAGCTTCATGATCGGCGCCACGCTCAACTCGCAGTGGGGTTTTGTCTTGGCCGCCGGGCTGTCCGTGCCGCTCGGCCTACTGGGCTTGAGCTGGCAACAGCGCGGTCTCAAGCGCTTGCTGCGCCTGGCCGAGCAGACCACGTCCGACCCGCTGATTGCGCAGATGTACACCGACAGCCGCGGCGCTCAAGCGCGCCTGGAAATGTCGATCCTCAGCCAGGAAGCCCGTCTGAAAACCTGCCTGACTCGCCTCCAAGACACCGCCGAGCACCTGACCGAACAGGCTCGACAGTCCGACACCCTGGCACACAAAAGCTCGACAGGCCTGGAACGCCAGCGCGTCGAGACCGAACAAGTGGCAACCGCTGTCAACCAGATGGCCGCCACCACCCAGGAAGTCGCCAGCCACGTGCAACGCACCGCTGACGCCACCCAGGAAGCCAATCGCCTGACCGGTCGCGGGCGTGACATCGCCGGTGAAACCCGTGACGCAATCCAGCGTCTGTCGGTGGTCGTCGGTGAAACCGGTCTGACCGTGACCCAACTGGCCAAGGACAGCGACGAAATCGGCGGCGTGGTCGACGTGATCAAAGGCATTGCCGACCAGACCAACCTGCTGGCCTTGAACGCTGCCATCGAAGCGGCTCGCGCCGGTGAGATGGGACGTGGTTTTGCGGTGGTTGCCGACGAAGTACGGCAACTGGCGCAACGCACCAGCGAATCGACCGGGCAGATCCACAGCCTGATCGCCAAGCTCCAGCAAACCGCCAGCACCGCGGTGCAAACCATGGAAGCGGGCCACCGCCAGGCTGAAGAAGGCGTGGCGCGGGTCCTGGAAGCGGACCAGGCACTGGTGGGCATCAGCGAAGCGGTGGCCAACATCACCGACATGACCACCCAGATTGCGGCGGCGACCGAAGAGCAAAGTGCTGTGGCCGAAGAGATCAGCCGCAACATCAGCACCATTGCGCAACTGGCTGACCAGACCTCGGAACAGGCACAGAACTCGGCCCTGCTGAGTGAAGAGCTGACCCGTACGGCGAGTACCCAGTATTCGTTGGTGGAGCGGTTTAACCGCTGA
- a CDS encoding alpha/beta family hydrolase, with the protein MDKQHIASIDGDQWAQCVQDHGWLWGAASVPASATLIFAHGAGAPMDSDWMNDIAARLAGLGVNVLRFEFPYMAQRRMDGGKRPPNPAPKLLECWREVHALVRRHVAGRLAIGGKSMGGRMASLLADELGADGLVCLGYPFYAVGKPEKPRVEHLAGLKTPTLIVQGERDALGNRPAVEGYELSPSIEVFWLTAADHDLKPLKASGFTHEQHLESTAKKVAGFL; encoded by the coding sequence ATGGACAAACAGCACATAGCCAGTATTGACGGGGATCAATGGGCGCAGTGCGTGCAGGATCACGGATGGTTGTGGGGTGCCGCCTCTGTGCCGGCATCGGCAACGCTGATTTTCGCTCATGGCGCCGGCGCACCGATGGACAGTGACTGGATGAACGACATCGCTGCACGCCTTGCCGGGCTTGGCGTCAACGTATTGCGTTTCGAGTTTCCGTACATGGCGCAACGGCGCATGGATGGTGGCAAGCGCCCGCCGAATCCGGCGCCCAAATTGCTCGAATGCTGGCGTGAAGTGCATGCCCTGGTGCGACGTCATGTCGCTGGGCGTCTGGCCATCGGCGGCAAGTCCATGGGCGGACGCATGGCCAGTTTGCTGGCCGATGAGTTGGGGGCGGATGGGTTGGTGTGTCTGGGGTATCCGTTTTATGCGGTGGGTAAACCGGAGAAGCCGCGTGTCGAGCATTTGGCCGGGCTCAAGACGCCGACGCTGATTGTGCAGGGGGAGAGGGATGCGTTGGGTAATCGTCCGGCTGTTGAAGGGTATGAGTTGTCGCCGAGTATCGAGGTGTTTTGGTTGACGGCAGCCGACCATGATTTGAAGCCGTTGAAGGCTTCGGGCTTTACCCATGAGCAGCATTTGGAATCAACGGCGAAAAAGGTTGCTGGATTTCTGTAG
- the ccoN gene encoding cytochrome-c oxidase, cbb3-type subunit I, translating to MNTSLSTAYNYKVVRQFAIMTVVWGIVGMGLGVFLAAQLVWPELNFNLPWTSFGRLRPLHTNAVIFAFGGCALFASSFYSVQRTCQTQLFAPKIAAFCFWGWQLVIVLAAISLPLGYTTSKEYAELEWPIAILIAIVWVAYGVVFFGTVMKRKTKHIYVGNWFFGAFIITVAILHIVNHASLPVSWTKSYSAYGGATDAMVQWWYGHNAVGFFLTAGFLGMMYYFVPKQAERPVYSYRLSIVHFWALITLYIWAGPHHLHYTALPDWAQSLGMVMSLVLLAPSWGGMINGMMTLSGAWHKLRSDPILRFLVVSLAFYGMSTFEGPMMAIKTVNALSHYTDWTIGHVHAGALGWVAMISIGALYHMIPKIFGRTQMHSLGLINAHFWLATIGTVLYIASMWVNGIAQGLMWRAVNEDGTLTYSFVETLVASHPGYVVRLVGGAIFFSGMLLMAYNTWRTVRAAQPAEVAAAAQMA from the coding sequence ATGAACACTTCTTTAAGTACCGCCTATAACTACAAGGTGGTCCGCCAATTCGCCATTATGACGGTGGTGTGGGGCATCGTCGGCATGGGGCTCGGGGTTTTTCTCGCGGCTCAATTGGTCTGGCCCGAACTCAACTTCAATTTGCCCTGGACCAGCTTCGGCCGCTTGCGGCCGCTGCACACCAACGCGGTGATCTTCGCGTTCGGCGGTTGCGCCCTGTTCGCCAGCTCCTTCTATTCGGTGCAACGTACCTGCCAGACGCAGCTGTTCGCGCCGAAAATCGCCGCGTTCTGCTTCTGGGGCTGGCAGTTGGTCATTGTCCTGGCCGCCATCAGCCTGCCGCTGGGCTACACCACTTCCAAGGAATACGCCGAGCTGGAATGGCCGATCGCCATTTTGATCGCCATCGTCTGGGTCGCCTACGGCGTGGTTTTCTTCGGCACGGTGATGAAGCGCAAGACCAAGCACATCTACGTCGGTAACTGGTTCTTCGGTGCGTTCATCATCACCGTGGCCATCCTGCATATCGTCAACCACGCCTCCCTGCCGGTGAGCTGGACCAAGTCCTACTCGGCCTACGGCGGTGCGACGGATGCCATGGTGCAGTGGTGGTACGGGCACAACGCGGTAGGGTTTTTCCTCACCGCCGGCTTCCTCGGGATGATGTATTACTTCGTGCCGAAACAGGCCGAACGTCCGGTGTACTCGTATCGCCTGTCGATCGTGCACTTCTGGGCACTGATCACCTTGTACATCTGGGCCGGCCCGCACCACCTGCACTACACCGCGCTGCCGGACTGGGCGCAGTCGCTGGGCATGGTGATGTCCCTGGTGCTGCTGGCTCCGAGCTGGGGCGGCATGATCAACGGCATGATGACCCTCTCGGGCGCCTGGCATAAGTTGCGCAGCGACCCGATCCTGCGCTTCCTCGTGGTGTCCCTGGCGTTCTACGGCATGTCGACCTTCGAAGGGCCGATGATGGCCATCAAGACGGTCAACGCCCTCTCCCACTACACCGACTGGACCATCGGCCATGTACACGCCGGCGCACTCGGCTGGGTAGCAATGATCTCGATTGGCGCGCTGTACCACATGATCCCGAAAATCTTCGGCCGCACGCAGATGCACAGCCTCGGCCTGATCAACGCGCACTTCTGGCTCGCAACCATCGGCACCGTGCTCTACATCGCCTCGATGTGGGTCAACGGTATCGCCCAGGGCCTGATGTGGCGCGCGGTCAACGAAGACGGCACGCTGACCTACTCCTTCGTCGAAACCCTGGTGGCCAGCCACCCAGGCTACGTCGTGCGACTGGTGGGCGGCGCGATCTTCTTCAGCGGCATGCTGCTGATGGCTTACAACACCTGGCGCACCGTGCGTGCCGCACAGCCAGCCGAAGTCGCCGCCGCGGCGCAGATGGCCTGA
- the ccoO gene encoding cytochrome-c oxidase, cbb3-type subunit II has translation MKHEAVEKNIGLLAFFMVIAVSIGGLTQIVPLFFQDVTNKPVEGMKPRPALELEGRDIFIANGCVGCHSQMIRPFRAETERYGHYSVAGESVWDHPFLWGSKRTGPDLARVGGRYSDDWQRAHLYNPRNVVPESKMPAYPFLVENKLDGKDTAKKMEVLRTLGVPYTDEDIAGAKDAVKGKTEMDALVAYLQGLGTIIKSKR, from the coding sequence ATGAAGCATGAAGCAGTCGAGAAGAATATTGGCCTGCTGGCCTTCTTCATGGTTATCGCCGTCAGTATTGGCGGCCTGACCCAGATCGTCCCCTTGTTTTTTCAGGACGTGACCAACAAGCCGGTTGAAGGCATGAAGCCACGCCCGGCGCTGGAACTTGAAGGCCGTGACATTTTCATCGCCAACGGTTGTGTCGGCTGCCACTCGCAGATGATCCGTCCGTTCCGCGCTGAAACCGAACGTTATGGTCACTACTCGGTAGCCGGTGAAAGCGTTTGGGACCACCCGTTCCTGTGGGGTTCCAAGCGTACCGGTCCGGACCTGGCCCGTGTTGGCGGTCGTTACTCCGATGACTGGCAGCGTGCGCACTTGTACAACCCGCGCAACGTGGTGCCTGAGTCGAAAATGCCGGCTTACCCGTTCCTCGTGGAAAACAAGCTCGACGGCAAAGACACCGCGAAGAAAATGGAAGTCTTGCGCACCCTCGGCGTTCCTTACACCGACGAAGACATCGCCGGTGCAAAAGATGCCGTGAAGGGCAAAACCGAAATGGACGCGCTGGTGGCCTATCTGCAAGGCCTGGGCACCATCATCAAAAGCAAACGGTGA